One window of the Peromyscus maniculatus bairdii isolate BWxNUB_F1_BW_parent chromosome 18, HU_Pman_BW_mat_3.1, whole genome shotgun sequence genome contains the following:
- the Atxn7l3b gene encoding ataxin-7-like protein 3B: protein MEEISLANLDTNKLEAIAQEIYVDLIEDSCLGFCFEVHRAVKCGYFYLEFADTGSVKDFGIQPVEDKGACRHPLCGLPGDPGNGPQTELQRSPPEFQ, encoded by the coding sequence ATGGAGGAGATCTCGTTGGCCAACTTGGATACCAACAAGCTGGAGGCCATCGCCCAGGAGATCTACGTAGACCTGATCGAGGATTCGTGCCTGGGCTTCTGCTTTGAGGTGCACCGGGCGGTCAAGTGTGGCTACTTCTACCTGGAGTTCGCGGACACCGGGAGCGTGAAGGATTTCGGCATCCAGCCCGTGGAAGACAAAGGAGCATGCCGCCACCCGCTGTGCGGCCTGCCGGGGGACCCCGGGAACGGGCCCCAGACGGAGCTGCAGCGTTCGCCGCCCGAATTCCAGTAG